Proteins encoded within one genomic window of Candidatus Hepatoplasma crinochetorum Av:
- the rsmH gene encoding 16S rRNA (cytosine(1402)-N(4))-methyltransferase RsmH: MINHEPVLLKETIQKLKIKEDGIYVDATLGLGGHSEAILKKIKKGKLIAIDQDLDALNFSKNKLKGYKNIIFIHGNFRDLKDYLIKLKIEKIDGIIYDLGTSYYQLTDIGRGFSYKAKDILLDMRMDQKNQKLTASIILNTYPEEKLLYIFKRYAEEKLAKKLVEEIINYRKDTKILFNHQLNEIIAKVKIYNKKKNRFKNIYQGLRIEVNNEIDAIEKSLLQAADILNKNGRIIVITFHSLEDRIVKDIFFKFKDLKEETEYQIIKNFRTLKTIYPSKGEIEKNNSSRSSRMRVLEKIR, from the coding sequence ATGATAAATCACGAACCAGTTTTATTAAAAGAAACAATTCAAAAACTAAAAATTAAAGAAGATGGAATTTATGTAGATGCTACCTTAGGATTAGGTGGACATAGTGAAGCTATCTTAAAAAAAATTAAAAAAGGAAAATTAATTGCAATAGATCAAGATTTAGATGCTTTAAATTTTTCAAAAAATAAATTAAAAGGATATAAAAATATTATTTTTATTCATGGAAATTTTCGAGATTTAAAAGATTATTTAATTAAATTAAAAATCGAAAAAATTGATGGAATTATTTATGATTTAGGAACAAGTTATTATCAACTCACCGATATAGGAAGAGGATTTAGTTATAAAGCAAAAGATATTTTATTGGATATGCGAATGGATCAAAAAAATCAAAAGCTAACAGCTTCAATAATTTTAAATACTTATCCTGAAGAAAAGTTACTTTATATTTTTAAAAGATATGCAGAAGAAAAATTAGCAAAAAAATTAGTTGAGGAAATAATAAATTATCGTAAAGATACTAAAATACTTTTTAATCATCAATTAAACGAAATTATTGCAAAAGTTAAGATTTATAATAAAAAGAAGAATCGTTTTAAAAATATTTATCAAGGGTTAAGGATAGAAGTTAATAACGAAATTGATGCAATTGAAAAGTCTTTATTACAAGCTGCTGATATTTTAAATAAAAATGGGAGAATAATAGTAATTACATTTCATTCATTAGAAGATCGGATTGTAAAAGATATTTTTTTTAAATTTAAAGATTTAAAAGAAGAAACAGAATATCAAATTATCAAAAATTTTCGAACATTAAAAACAATTTATCCTTCAAAAGGAGAGATTGAAAAAAATAATTCATCAAGATCTTCAAGAATGAGAGTATTAGAAAAAATAAGATAA
- the rpmF gene encoding 50S ribosomal protein L32, whose product MAIPFRRTSKTRKAKRRTHQKAKMPTTIQCPNCGATIKPHTVCKVCGYYDNKKIIDVKEKN is encoded by the coding sequence ATGGCAATTCCATTTAGAAGAACATCTAAAACAAGAAAAGCAAAACGTCGGACACATCAAAAAGCAAAAATGCCAACAACTATTCAATGTCCAAATTGTGGAGCAACAATTAAACCACATACTGTTTGCAAAGTTTGCGGTTATTATGACAATAAAAAAATTATTGATGTAAAAGAAAAAAATTAA
- a CDS encoding serine/threonine-protein kinase, producing the protein MEFKTNIVINDKYKIVSEIGRGASAVVYLGYDLFSEKNVALKIQNQKDEFSNMDKRFKLEANALLNLNHKNIVSTYDYFIWNNRRVIVMEYLDGKTLERYIKEKKYLSSEEVASFALEILKALDYVHQNGIMHRDLKPANITITIDNKLKLMDFGIIQTSINQELTREASIIGTIQYLAPEIFKGEKSSPPSEMFSIGVLLYRMSTGVLPFKGTSHEDTAKKILNDEPLPPTKINPNLDSGLEKIILKLLEKDYYNRYQTAQETIKAINDYLHKSKNILKFRTIAQEKNKINPEQKLQSKSKKKAKKIKLLNYLLFFITIIIVLIIALLLVFIIN; encoded by the coding sequence ATGGAATTTAAGACAAATATAGTTATTAATGATAAATATAAAATTGTTTCTGAAATTGGACGTGGTGCTTCTGCTGTAGTTTATTTGGGTTATGATTTATTTAGTGAAAAAAATGTAGCTTTAAAAATTCAAAATCAAAAAGATGAATTTTCAAATATGGATAAAAGATTTAAATTAGAAGCAAACGCACTTTTAAATTTAAATCATAAAAATATTGTAAGTACTTATGATTATTTTATTTGAAATAATCGTAGAGTAATTGTAATGGAATATTTAGATGGAAAAACTTTGGAAAGATATATTAAAGAAAAAAAATACCTTTCATCTGAGGAAGTTGCTTCTTTTGCTCTTGAAATTTTAAAAGCATTAGATTATGTTCATCAAAATGGAATTATGCATCGTGATCTTAAACCAGCAAATATTACAATAACAATTGATAATAAATTAAAATTAATGGATTTTGGAATTATCCAAACATCAATTAATCAAGAATTAACAAGAGAAGCAAGTATAATCGGAACAATTCAATATCTTGCTCCAGAAATATTTAAAGGAGAAAAATCTTCACCACCTTCAGAAATGTTTTCAATTGGTGTTTTACTTTATAGAATGTCAACTGGTGTCTTACCTTTTAAAGGTACAAGTCATGAAGATACAGCAAAAAAAATATTAAATGATGAACCATTACCACCGACTAAAATAAATCCTAATTTAGATTCTGGACTTGAAAAAATTATCTTAAAATTATTAGAAAAAGATTATTATAATCGCTATCAAACAGCACAAGAAACAATTAAAGCAATTAATGATTATTTGCACAAAAGTAAAAATATTCTTAAATTTAGGACAATTGCACAAGAAAAAAATAAAATAAATCCGGAACAAAAATTACAATCAAAATCAAAGAAAAAAGCAAAGAAAATTAAACTATTAAATTATTTGCTTTTTTTTATTACAATTATTATTGTTTTAATAATTGCTTTATTACTAGTTTTTATTATTAATTAA
- a CDS encoding transcription antitermination factor NusB gives MNSELNNCSIRDKKIYFFYKQFLFENKKKEMIEDLYQNFSEYNFSEKAEQEIFKIIENFQEIENKVIKALPDDWRWTRINNLEKAILFYSIAEMFIFNQKKAIAIDNAIEFAKKYCDVKTYRLINLILDKIEI, from the coding sequence ATGAATTCAGAATTAAATAATTGTTCAATTCGTGATAAAAAAATTTATTTTTTTTATAAACAATTTCTTTTTGAAAATAAAAAAAAAGAAATGATAGAAGATCTTTATCAAAATTTTTCTGAATATAATTTTTCAGAAAAAGCAGAGCAAGAAATTTTTAAAATAATTGAAAATTTTCAAGAGATTGAAAATAAAGTAATAAAAGCACTACCAGATGATTGAAGATGAACAAGAATTAATAATTTAGAAAAAGCAATTTTATTTTATTCAATTGCAGAAATGTTTATTTTTAATCAAAAAAAAGCAATAGCAATTGATAATGCAATTGAATTTGCAAAAAAATATTGTGATGTTAAAACATATCGTTTAATAAATTTGATTTTAGATAAAATAGAAATTTAA
- a CDS encoding RCC1 domain-containing protein: protein MKKFSILFLIPILLLGIKTPKLKELNDIEISQNDTIISLSLNSYHSGITVNTNNDGYADTLYMWGDNSFGQLGDGTTEDSLVPIKIIPQGQADWSGNLIDLSLGDSHSGVTVDTDLDGYADTLYIWGSDKFGQIGNGSISNNILIPIKITPQGQTDWSGNLIDLSLGDYNSGVTVDTDLDGYADTLYMWGLNNSGQIGNGSSGNNISIPTKITPQGQTDWGGNLIDLSLGYNHTGVTVDTDLDGFGDTLYMWGDNTYGQIGNGSNGNNILIPTKIAPQGQTDWGGYLIDLSLGNTNTGILIDSDFDQNADTLYIWGDNLYGQIGDGTTKDSLVPKKITPQGQTDWGGNLIDLALGPSTRSAGVLVDVNNDQNADTLYMWGDNSSGQLGDGTTKVSSIPKKITPQGQTDWSGNLIDLSLGSSHSGVIVDIDFDGYADTLYMWGYNAFGQLGDGTTISESYPKLIISSSPFFIKNLDFFSYNNKIEFNLEIDDYQNIINEAPEVILTDQNDIQYQTTFIADKSNIDNDQYYYQVNNTLYGDSYNFTEILINDNSFNIEQNQILTDYLISNYSFISSTEEEAILSLDLSQNSDNFNLDNYTNEQKQINVNYTNLDNNINNSQQFILDQTNQIKLINLNAETNYQIDSIQYFYEDGNYKYTIDQEAMQFQTIPANPIILADSILIIENSITANSFQYTIEINNLKINETKDNFTQYDINNGIWLIDENGESYNSSFIDAKLITNGEINGTQNYQLTFLQENLISGQTYNFTGIGFNDPNGSNPDTVNFSNLIIVETTLVNKAFVDNSFLIDQNSITTNSFQYTIEIDNLILSNDLEEEPIFSNFDLNGILYLKDQNNNIYSSYYISNSALNLGIGEEEGTFKYQFRFEVNNLEPNTNYNFISLSFTDNFDDTSLDISENGQIITDSNASAKIIIYTIIIILILIILLTIILLFIDLKMKNKTKRMAEALDNPDNYNN from the coding sequence ATGAAAAAATTTTCAATTTTATTTCTTATTCCTATTTTGTTATTAGGTATAAAAACTCCTAAATTAAAGGAATTAAATGATATAGAAATAAGTCAAAATGATACTATTATTAGTTTATCTTTGAATTCTTATCATAGTGGAATTACCGTTAATACTAATAATGATGGTTACGCCGATACTCTTTATATGTGAGGAGATAATTCTTTTGGTCAACTTGGTGATGGAACAACAGAAGATTCTTTAGTTCCAATAAAAATAATTCCTCAAGGACAAGCTGATTGAAGCGGTAATTTAATTGATTTATCTTTAGGAGATTCTCATTCAGGAGTAACAGTTGATACTGATTTAGATGGTTATGCTGATACACTTTATATTTGAGGATCAGATAAATTTGGTCAAATTGGAAATGGATCAATTAGCAATAATATTTTAATTCCAATAAAAATAACTCCTCAAGGACAAACTGATTGAAGCGGTAATTTAATTGATTTATCTTTAGGAGATTATAATTCAGGAGTAACAGTTGATACTGATTTAGATGGTTATGCTGATACACTTTATATGTGAGGGTTAAATAATAGCGGTCAAATTGGAAATGGATCAAGTGGAAATAATATTTCAATTCCAACAAAAATAACACCTCAAGGACAAACTGATTGAGGTGGTAATTTAATTGATTTATCCTTAGGATACAATCATACAGGAGTAACGGTTGATACTGATTTAGATGGATTTGGTGATACTCTTTATATGTGAGGAGATAATACATATGGTCAAATTGGAAATGGATCAAATGGCAATAATATTTTAATTCCAACAAAAATAGCACCACAAGGACAAACTGATTGAGGTGGTTATTTAATTGATTTATCTTTAGGAAATACTAATACTGGAATTTTAATTGATAGTGATTTTGATCAAAATGCCGATACTCTTTATATATGAGGAGATAATCTATATGGTCAAATTGGTGATGGAACAACAAAAGATTCTTTAGTTCCAAAAAAAATAACACCTCAAGGACAAACTGATTGAGGTGGTAACTTAATTGATTTAGCTTTAGGCCCATCAACTCGAAGTGCAGGAGTTTTAGTTGATGTAAATAATGATCAAAATGCCGATACTCTTTATATGTGAGGAGATAATTCTTCTGGTCAACTCGGAGATGGAACAACAAAAGTTTCTTCAATTCCAAAAAAAATAACACCTCAAGGACAAACTGATTGAAGTGGTAATTTAATTGATTTATCTTTAGGATCATCTCATTCGGGTGTAATAGTTGATATTGATTTCGATGGTTATGCGGATACACTATATATGTGAGGATATAATGCTTTTGGTCAACTTGGAGATGGAACAACAATAAGTGAAAGTTATCCAAAATTAATTATTTCATCTTCTCCGTTTTTTATCAAAAATTTAGATTTTTTTAGTTATAACAACAAAATTGAATTTAATCTTGAAATAGATGATTATCAAAATATTATAAATGAAGCCCCAGAAGTAATATTAACTGATCAAAATGATATTCAATATCAAACAACTTTTATTGCTGATAAATCAAATATTGATAATGATCAATACTATTATCAAGTTAATAATACTTTATATGGCGATAGTTATAACTTTACAGAAATTTTAATAAATGATAACAGTTTTAACATTGAGCAAAATCAAATATTAACTGATTATTTAATTTCTAATTATAGTTTTATTTCCTCTACCGAAGAAGAAGCAATTTTATCACTAGATTTAAGTCAAAATAGTGATAATTTTAATCTTGATAATTACACAAATGAACAAAAGCAAATAAATGTTAATTATACAAATCTTGATAATAATATTAATAATTCACAGCAATTTATTTTAGATCAAACAAATCAAATAAAATTAATAAATCTAAATGCAGAAACAAATTATCAAATAGATTCAATTCAATATTTTTATGAAGATGGAAATTATAAATATACAATTGATCAAGAAGCGATGCAATTTCAAACAATTCCTGCAAATCCTATTATTTTAGCAGATTCAATTTTAATTATAGAAAATTCAATTACAGCGAATTCTTTTCAATATACAATTGAAATTAATAATTTAAAAATAAATGAAACAAAAGATAATTTTACACAATATGATATAAATAATGGTATTTGATTAATTGATGAAAATGGCGAAAGTTATAATTCTTCTTTTATTGATGCAAAATTAATTACAAATGGAGAAATTAATGGAACACAGAATTATCAATTAACTTTTTTGCAAGAAAATTTAATTAGTGGTCAAACTTATAATTTTACTGGAATTGGTTTTAATGATCCAAATGGATCAAATCCTGATACGGTAAATTTTTCAAATTTAATTATAGTTGAGACGACTTTAGTAAATAAAGCCTTTGTTGATAATTCATTTTTAATAGATCAAAATTCAATTACAACAAATTCTTTTCAATATACAATTGAAATTGATAATTTAATATTAAGTAATGACTTAGAAGAAGAACCTATTTTTTCAAATTTTGATTTAAATGGAATTCTTTATTTAAAAGATCAAAATAATAATATTTATTCTTCTTATTATATTTCGAATAGTGCTTTAAATCTTGGAATAGGAGAAGAAGAAGGAACATTTAAATATCAATTTAGATTTGAAGTTAATAATTTAGAACCTAATACTAATTATAATTTTATTAGTTTAAGCTTTACAGATAATTTTGATGATACATCTCTAGATATTTCAGAAAATGGTCAAATTATAACTGATAGTAATGCTTCCGCTAAGATAATTATTTATACAATAATTATTATCTTAATATTAATTATATTGTTAACTATAATTTTATTATTTATTGATTTAAAAATGAAAAATAAAACAAAAAGAATGGCTGAAGCATTAGATAATCCTGATAATTATAATAATTAG
- a CDS encoding DUF262 domain-containing protein, with protein sequence MYARNLCIKEYFEINFFDIPHFQRSYVWKKGEIDEIYDDFYIFWLNNNVKENSNIFLGSIFIFKESNWNTIIDGQQRTIFLYILLTCFKKNIDNWKKSGNNIESILENCSEDQKIMFKDILDWFEKRFMFLEIKYHNNKLIWNSEKESFIIENKKFIQMNNHFKYLMKKIQNDNKMKEIRNIISISNFILKKINITLNSIDNNDSINDIFESINSKGKKLTTLDLIRNDFYKKNKNLLKELDYIIEEKKIIQNNIEIILNVFICTKRKKFFPNNLVYRELKKIFNNNEDKIENLLEIISFYNKYFSEKINSKNYFQKWIFFIAEKFNLKQFKKIFLLYIWENRSLKYDDEFLKKILLSIIYFINLKNNRANEIERLMISNKNQFINNILINNEFELSKLNFWFKDNYNNFIDLNEFKEDIKMIYLFYFLNIKEIDNAEHWWNIIHKNIEHVKSKSICKEKNINWCENIGNIIFYDSKKNKIASDLDYIEKLNRFYNDPNGRMSINYNGKNGDPVYIMYNYITELKGKIWDFNTIKNRNFDILNNIKEKFLENFSNSNLRISKFNYLDR encoded by the coding sequence ATGTATGCGAGAAATTTATGTATAAAAGAATATTTTGAAATCAATTTTTTTGATATTCCTCATTTTCAAAGAAGTTATGTTTGAAAAAAAGGAGAAATTGATGAAATTTATGATGATTTTTATATTTTTTGATTAAATAATAATGTCAAAGAGAATTCTAATATTTTTCTTGGAAGTATTTTTATATTTAAAGAAAGTAATTGGAATACAATAATAGATGGTCAACAAAGAACAATTTTTTTATATATTTTATTAACATGTTTTAAAAAAAATATTGATAATTGAAAAAAATCAGGAAATAATATAGAATCAATTTTAGAAAATTGTTCTGAAGATCAAAAAATTATGTTTAAGGATATATTGGATTGATTTGAAAAAAGATTTATGTTTTTAGAAATAAAATATCATAATAATAAATTAATTTGAAATTCTGAAAAAGAATCATTTATAATTGAAAATAAAAAATTTATTCAAATGAATAATCATTTTAAATATTTAATGAAAAAAATTCAAAATGATAATAAAATGAAAGAAATAAGAAATATAATTTCAATATCAAATTTTATTTTAAAAAAAATAAACATAACTTTAAATTCAATTGATAATAATGATTCTATAAATGATATTTTTGAGTCAATTAATTCAAAAGGAAAAAAATTAACTACTTTAGATTTAATAAGAAATGATTTTTATAAAAAAAATAAAAATTTATTAAAGGAATTAGATTATATAATTGAAGAAAAAAAAATTATACAAAATAATATTGAAATTATTTTAAATGTTTTTATTTGTACAAAAAGAAAAAAATTTTTTCCTAATAATTTAGTTTATAGAGAATTAAAAAAAATTTTTAATAATAATGAAGATAAAATAGAGAATTTGTTAGAAATAATTTCTTTTTACAATAAATATTTTTCAGAAAAAATAAATAGTAAAAATTATTTTCAAAAGTGAATTTTTTTTATTGCTGAAAAATTTAATTTAAAACAATTTAAGAAAATATTTTTATTGTATATTTGAGAAAATAGAAGTTTAAAATATGATGATGAATTTTTAAAAAAAATTTTATTAAGTATTATTTATTTTATAAATTTAAAAAATAACAGAGCAAATGAAATAGAAAGATTAATGATTAGTAATAAAAATCAATTTATAAATAATATTTTAATTAATAATGAATTTGAATTATCTAAATTAAATTTTTGATTTAAAGATAATTATAATAATTTCATTGATCTTAATGAATTTAAAGAAGATATAAAAATGATTTATTTATTTTATTTTTTGAATATAAAGGAAATTGATAATGCAGAACATTGATGAAATATAATTCATAAAAATATAGAGCATGTTAAATCTAAATCAATATGTAAAGAAAAGAATATTAATTGATGTGAAAACATTGGTAATATAATTTTTTATGATTCTAAGAAAAATAAAATAGCAAGTGATTTGGATTATATAGAAAAATTAAATAGATTTTATAATGATCCAAATGGTAGAATGAGTATTAATTATAATGGTAAAAATGGAGATCCTGTTTATATAATGTACAATTATATTACAGAATTAAAAGGAAAGATTTGAGATTTTAATACAATTAAAAATAGAAATTTTGATATATTAAATAATATAAAAGAAAAATTTCTAGAAAATTTTTCAAATTCAAATTTAAGAATAAGTAAATTTAATTATTTAGATAGATAA
- the ftsZ gene encoding cell division protein FtsZ yields MNFKTTEFDKFTADEDRGARIKIFGIGGGGSNAVNKMIEAKITGLDFYVANTDVQALNDSKVKSENRIALGKNLTKGLGAGANPDIGTKAAQESIEDLKEIIKDTDLIFIAAGMGGGTGTGAAPIIAKAAKDLGCLVVGIVTTPFDFEGKARSLNAKIGLKALKDNVDSIIVVSNNRLLAELGDFSITDAFKFSDATLKNAVRTITDLINKHSLINLDFADVKAVLANQGLSLIGTGKASGEDGAVEAAINAIQSPILESSIEGAKNAIVNVLGSPTSLTLKQAQEAVQTIKEAANSNVDVIFGVTINEDMGEEIVVSVIATGLSQIKDFDFDNITINPTIQKDNFEDSDLETFKQAITQEMNLRGKKTKNQKTVDPQLTKEETDIFSGLSLLDDE; encoded by the coding sequence ATGAATTTTAAAACAACTGAATTTGATAAATTCACAGCGGATGAGGATCGTGGTGCTCGAATAAAAATATTTGGTATTGGTGGTGGAGGATCTAATGCTGTAAACAAAATGATTGAAGCAAAAATTACAGGATTAGATTTTTATGTTGCAAATACTGATGTTCAAGCCTTAAATGATTCAAAAGTAAAATCAGAAAATAGGATAGCTCTTGGGAAAAATTTAACAAAAGGATTAGGAGCAGGAGCGAATCCGGATATTGGAACAAAAGCAGCACAAGAATCAATAGAAGATTTAAAAGAAATTATTAAAGATACAGATTTAATTTTTATTGCAGCAGGAATGGGAGGAGGAACAGGAACAGGAGCAGCTCCAATTATTGCTAAAGCTGCAAAAGATTTAGGATGCCTTGTTGTTGGAATAGTAACTACTCCATTTGATTTTGAAGGGAAAGCACGTTCACTTAATGCAAAAATTGGTTTAAAAGCATTAAAAGATAATGTTGATTCTATTATTGTTGTTTCCAATAATCGTTTACTTGCTGAATTAGGAGATTTTTCAATTACTGATGCTTTTAAATTTTCTGATGCCACTTTAAAAAATGCTGTTCGTACAATTACTGATTTAATAAATAAACATTCACTTATTAACTTAGATTTTGCAGATGTAAAAGCAGTACTTGCAAATCAAGGTCTTTCTTTAATTGGAACAGGTAAAGCATCGGGAGAAGATGGAGCTGTAGAAGCAGCAATTAATGCAATTCAATCACCAATTTTAGAATCTTCAATTGAAGGAGCTAAAAATGCAATTGTAAATGTACTTGGTTCACCAACTTCACTTACTTTAAAACAAGCTCAAGAAGCTGTACAAACAATTAAAGAGGCAGCAAATTCAAATGTGGATGTTATTTTTGGTGTTACAATAAATGAAGATATGGGTGAAGAAATAGTTGTTTCAGTAATAGCAACAGGATTATCGCAAATTAAGGATTTTGATTTTGATAATATTACAATAAATCCAACAATTCAAAAAGATAATTTTGAAGATTCCGATTTAGAGACATTCAAACAAGCAATTACGCAAGAAATGAATTTACGCGGAAAGAAAACAAAAAATCAAAAAACTGTTGATCCACAATTAACAAAGGAGGAAACAGATATTTTCTCAGGTCTATCTCTTTTAGATGATGAGTAA
- a CDS encoding cell division protein SepF, with translation MGKNSLNQQQTIELNRMLLMKSNRIEKKVYKRAELVRINPKSFRDAKQIAKELKNYNAVIVDLESTTDKDATRIMDFISGVLFAMGGKHKKISERSFFLAPIPDLTEKFSNNLE, from the coding sequence ATGGGTAAAAATTCTTTAAATCAGCAACAAACAATTGAGTTGAATCGTATGTTACTTATGAAAAGTAATAGAATTGAAAAAAAAGTTTACAAAAGAGCAGAGCTTGTAAGGATAAATCCGAAATCTTTTCGTGATGCAAAACAAATTGCAAAGGAATTAAAAAATTATAATGCAGTAATTGTTGATCTAGAAAGCACAACAGATAAAGATGCAACAAGAATAATGGATTTTATTTCAGGCGTTTTATTTGCAATGGGAGGAAAACATAAAAAAATTTCTGAACGTAGTTTTTTTCTTGCTCCAATTCCAGATCTTACAGAAAAATTTTCAAACAATTTAGAGTAA